The DNA window AGCAGTAAAACTGGGTTATTGTCATTGCTTTGTCTTCCAGCATGACATCGACCCAAAACATACCTGGTCAAGAACTGCCTCCAGAATACCAAAAGGAATGTTACTGACTGGCCTGCACGACGCCCTGACTTTAAAATCTGTGGGGTGAACTGAAGATCAAGACCCATGCCAGAAGACCATAAAAGAAAACGTTGGGAAAAGTAGAATGGTCGGGGATTCCTCAGCAGATAAATGTGAGACTTGTTGAAAAATACATCAAATGACTGCAGGTTGCTATCAGCAAAAAGGATAAATAATTTGTAACATAATGTGAAAGGCTTTTGAGAAGAATTTAATTTCTGTGTGCAAAGCAGTGTGTTCCTGGCTGATGATGCACTGTACTTATGATAAGCAAGACCAtgcaaagataacacaagttttaaatatgcaaacataCAGGTAGCAAAGGAAGTGGTCAAAAGGCAAAAAAGTCAGATGATAATCATACTTGCCAAAAAGCAGACTGCTCTATAAAAGGCTCAACCCGAGACTCCTACAGTACAAACAAAGGTTAACCATTTTGCTGGCATCATGTTCGGTCTGCAGAaatttctcctcctccttgttCTGACCTGCTTTGGACAACTCGGTAAGAATCACAAGTCCTTGTTGTTATTCTTCAACCATTTAATGAAGCATCCatttaattttccttttttttcttttactttcttcAGTGCATGGCATCATACATGGAGGAAAAGCCCCGGAGGGTTCAATGCGATATATGGTCTCTGTGCAAAACAACGGCGGTCATGTGTGTGGAGGGTTTCTCATCACTAATAACTTTGTGGTCACTGCCGCACACTGTATTCACGAGTGAGTAACCAAACATCTTCTGCTTAAGTCTCTTTCTTAAAGATAATTCTTTGCCTTTATAGATAGTGGAGCAGTGAAGATTAGACAGGAACATGAGTAGAGAGCAGGGAAAGATGCGCAGCAAAGCTCTGCTCAATTTCAGTCATGTGGCACATGGTTCACTGCCAAACCAGTGAGCTAAACGGACGACCTTCTGCTTCAATCTCTGATTCATGCcattaaaaaagatttaaaaaatgaattgaaaaccTCTTAATGATTATTCCTTCAGCTACCCCACGCATGTTGTTCTTGGCAACCACAATCTCAAGAATGGCCAAATAGTAGAGATTGAAAAAAAATTCGTCCATAACTGTTACGAAAGCCCTGAGACGGGTGATGACATCATGCTCCTACAAGTAAGTACATCTTTATATTGACAACAGTTTCACACGAAATATATTTGTGgtcttatttatattttaactttATGTTATGTGTGTCCAGTTGGCAACCACAAACAGTCTACACGATGTAATTCAACTTCCGCATGCTGAAATAGATCTAACAGCAAATGAAGTGTGCCAGGTGGCTGGATGGGGAAAAACTATGAGTGGTGGTAAATATGTTGGTGAGCTGAGGGTGGTGGACGTGTCTGTCATTAACCCGCAAGTCTGTAAGAATCAATGGCCTCAACTTCCTGCCAATGTTACCTGTGCAGGTGGATATGGCACAAGCAAAGGATTCTGTCAGGTATGTATTCTGTCCAATGTCAGCAGGTTTCTTTTTGATAAATGTACTGTATTAAACACTTAATATAAACTGACCAATTAAAATACTTCCTCCTCACAGGGTGATTCTGGTGGTCCTCTGGTGTGCAAAGGGTTTGCTGTTGGTATCGTTTCTTTCAACTACAACAGCAATTGTAACTACCCAGATAAACCCAACGTCTACACGGACATCTCAAAATACCTCCAATGGATCGACAAGATTctacaaaaccacaaaacattTTGAGTAAAATCCCTGAAGTTTTGCTTTTCGCATTATTGAAATGTCAGCATTTCTGATTGCTCTGTCAATGTAGCCAagacagaaattaaaaatattccCTGCATAAAACTGTGGTTTTTCTTCTGTAAAGTGATCATTTTAGCATTTAGCTCAATTTCCACAAACTGAAATAGAATATTTAGATTTGTAGTCTGAGGTCATTGTGACATCTACACTTATTCTTCATTCAAATTAGTGAACCTGTATGAGAAAGAATCactgtgacaaattaaaaattattaaGTCAATATTGATGAGGAGCTACTGTGATAAtcatatatgaaaaaaatacaaatgtgtttaaaaattcTGGGGCATAAACagaacaaacatttaaattttgttttaataaactgTCCTGTGCTCCTACTACATCTGGATTATTATCTGTGTGTATTTTGCAGTATAAAAAATCAAAGTGACACACTGAGTCATTTTGCCGAATTTTTCAAATCCCAGGTCTTAATCACCCATAACTTTCCCACTATACAAACATCAAGTGGTGGTTTCTGTGGAGTTGGGACAGCCAAGTATTCCATAATTTTGTGTTTATCCTTAAAGGTAGCAGATGaaagaacaagaagaaaatgATTTTCCATAAAAAACAAGATGAGTTAGTCTATTAAAATGGTATTTTCTAAAGGTTGATCAGTAAAGTCCTGACAAAAAACTCACTCTTGAGCATCAGAGCTCAAATCTTAATCTGGAAAATGTGGTTTCTGTGGTTCATCTTGTTTGCTGCAGTAGTGTCATTCCAACACGTTCTCatcccaaagcgtaacatttcACGCTAGGTTTCTGACTGCATCAAATGTTTCCACAGTGAGGAAGGTAGTGCCTTTCTATACTTGTCAGATACAGTACAGTATCtcaaacaaaatataaacaggAGTCAGAGAAGTAAGAATGCAGCCAGGCCAATGATTGCCAGCTTTGAAGGGTTACATGGATTTAATAACTCTTCTTCAAACATCATTTGGCTCCTGGAAAGGCTTGAAGAACTCCTTGCGTGGACCAGGATTAATGTTAAATTGTCCAAATATCACATTCTCTCCATACAGAAAGGTGGCAGGGAAGAACTCATCTGTTTTACAGTGGATGGAGAGAGGATGCCACTGTTATTGTTCATATATGAATATAATCCACCAATAAGGAGAGGAAGGAGCTAGTCATAATTTCGGTAGCCTGGATAGAGGAGGTATTAAATCAGAGCCCTCAGCCAACAACTGATCATGGCAGAACTCACTGTCCAGTGGAAGGGAAGGATGGAGTTAGCctgtgagagaaagaaggacAGGTACCTTGATCTGACAACTGAGTATAGAGAAGCATGTGGAAGTCAGCTGTAGAGTATAGAAGGAAAACTTGTTGTGGGGAAGACTAGGGTCCTATAGCTGCAGGGGGTGCAGGGAGACATCCCTGCTGTTGCTGCACAACCAGATGTTCCAAGATTTCCTTCAattgaaaacattttcatcagaacacacaaaacattcacaaaagttctcagaaaaaaattaaaatgaattcttTTTTCTACTTTCTTGGATTAGTTCTGTTTTCTAAGAACCCTGCACTGTGAGAGCGTCTGCTTCTGGACAAACTGCTCTCAACATTGCTATTAGCTTAGCATTAACTTGAAAATGTTACTATTTCATATGTGTTTTGCTGATCAAtgtcaaaaatatattttttatattttttatataaaagaTCATATTTAATAgttaaaaatcattttcatactCACAGATTAGCCGTTTATCTACCTGCTTTGGAAAGTTGTTTTAGTGGCCACACAGAGAATGTGCTACAAGGTCATAATAAAACTTTATGGgtatgagacacacacacacacacacacacacacacacacacacacacacacacacacacacacacacacacacacacacacacacacacagctgaaatAGCCTAAGAAACCCATGCAGATTGGATTAAAATCAGTTCTTTAACAACTAGTGACAGGTATGAATGATAAAGGAATCACGTAAGTATGATTTAGAGATATATACAGAAAGTCTAAAATGTTCAACTATCTTAAAACGACCTAGCATCGGACGGCTTCTCCACATATCCGGGCTATACAGCACCAGATTGCTAACGAGCACATGAAGTACAATTATTTTTTACAGAGTAAATATTGAATAACGAAGTCAGATTTGTGCTTCAAACACTAAATGAGTGATACATGAACAAGTGTGAAAGTTTGAAGACCTGTTTATGCACATGTTGATCTACTATAGTGACAACTTATCTTCAATCTATGATTCATCTAGTTTGCTGCAGAACTCAAAGATGATATCATTCAGCTGTGTCACGTCAGCTATCTGCCTTCTTTACTTGTGAGTATGATTAAACTGAAGAGATTtaaaataagagaaaagaagaaaggaacATTTTTATCAATTATACTTTGCATACTATTTGCTTAATCTGACATATTAACAGTTCTACAGTCAGTTGTTACACTGGCTGTTGATTCATacaacatgaaagaaaatatataatattacaGAGTATATCTACAGAGAATAGTTTAAAGTTTCAGTGTTCAATCCACTGATTacataaatgataaaaaatactGCAGGGAACATTTGGCTTGAAATATGGTGAAAAAGTCCTAACTATCAACTCTGTGTCGCCTGCTGGATATAAGTGAAAAGTCAAATTACTCATATTGTGTTTAGTAGaaggattacatttttttttcataaaacccCAAATAAGTAAAAGATAACAGCTGGAAATCATACATACAAAGgtttaagtttaaaaatgtatccTATTTAACTTCACAAAAATTGAGAAGTAGGTGCAAATAAGAACATTTAGACCAAAGAAGAAGTTGATAAATGACAGTGAGCTACAACAGCCTCTTAAAAATACTGACAAAGTTTGATTTCCATAGTGATGAATTTTAGTGTTACATCTGAATTTTCACATAGCTTGATTTATCATTACAAAAGGTCAGGAAGTCAAAAAGGATACTAAATGAAACAAGCCTAAAACGAAAAGAGTCTTTAATTACAATGGTCAAACTAAAATTGAGCAGCAAGTGGCGCTAAATTAATGATGAATAATCATACAGTAGTGAATGTATTTCAGTCTAATGAGGAACTGTAATTGTGATAAACaagataaagataaagatgCAAAGTTAAGTGTCAAACAGACAAACTTACCTTGAATAAAGGATGTGGTTGAAAGTCAAAATAAGATAGATGATAATCATACTTGCCAACAAAGCAAACCACTCCATAAAAGGATCCCCCTGATACCAGTACAAAGAAAAGTTAACCATTTTGCTGACATCATGCATGGTTTCATCTCCTCTGTGTTCTGACCTGCCTCACAATTATTCTTCAACCATTTAATGAGGCAACAgcttatatttctttttttttattgtacttttttcAGTGCATGGTGGTGACATCATACATGGTGATTCTGGTGGTCCTCTGGTGTGTAAAGGATTAGCTGTTGGCGTtagttctttaaataaataaataactctaaatatatCTTATAGTTTAGATTCCTCAAAGTAGCTACCCTTGGCTTTGTTGACACATATGCTTGGAAGTCAGGTTGATACACAACTGACAGCCCtctttgacaactgttagaattcatattatggcaagaaccaatcagcgaagtaaagagaaacgacagttcatcattactttaaaaagtccgaaaaattgctaaaactttcAATGCGTCCCCAAGTACAgtcgcaaaaaccatcaagcgtTACAACAAAACTGTCTCAAGTGAGgaccgccccaggaaaggaagaccaagagtcaccgCTGCTGCTGTGGATAAATTCATCcaagtcaccagcctcagaaatcccaagttaacagcacctcagattagagcccagataaatgacACACAGAgatccagtagcagacacatctctacatcaactgttcagaggagactgtgacAATCAGgtctttatggtcaaatagctgctattAAACCacaactaaggaaaagcaacaagcagaggagatttgtttttgccaagaaacacaaggaatggacattagaccagtggaaatctgtgctttggtctgatgagtccaaatttgagatctttggttccaccctttgtgtctttgtgtgatgcAGAAAAGTTGAACgcatggtctctacatgcatggttcccaccttgaagcatggaggaggaggtgagatggtgtgggggtgctttgctggtgacactgttggggatttattcaaaactgaaggcacactgaaccagcatggctaccacagcatcctgaagcaacatgccatcccatccggtttggttggaccatcatttatttttcaacaggacaatgagcccaaacacacctccaggctgtttaagggctatttgaccaagaaggagagggATGGAGTGCTGCGCTaaatggcctggcctccacagtcacctgacctaaacccaatcaAGACGACCACCTCATGAAGCTTAttgagagaatgccaagagtgtgcaaagcagtaatcaaagcaaaggggggctattttgaagaatataaaataaaataaaaattaatgttttgagttatttcaaactgttttttcaTTATCACACAATTTcacatgtgttcattcatagtttttatGCCTTCAGtaagaatctacaatgtaaatagtcatgaataTAAAGAAACTCTGAGCGACCCTGGGTCCCTGAGCAGTTATGGACTTGTATTTTACTATATGTGTTTTTGGTGTAGCTGTCCCTCGTTCTCCCTGCTtgcaggtatgtgtgtgtgtgtgtgtatgtgcgtgtgtgtgtgtgggtgtgtctggGAGCACCTGTTTCCAggcgccttcaggcctggtgggtgtggcgcTGCCAGGTggttggccacacctgaagacaTCACACAGCTGATCAAGCCTCGTCGAAGGAGCTACTTaagagtgtggtggagctctTTCCGACGCTGGATCATTGCGTGGCTTAACGTTAGTCTCTTCGCCCGTTAGTAAATTTAGTCTGCTGCGCTGTGGTGTGTCTGACGGCTGCCTCTTTGTTATTTCCCCAGGAGAAGTGTGGAGACGAGAGGGCAGCGAGCACGGGATGCTCAGACACTGAGAAGCAGGGACAAGAAACACTAACACTGGGAAGAGGACATGTCACGAGAGTCGGGAACGCACTGaggatttattgttattttttcactcactgtaaataaacgcactgcttgCATTCAGAGCTccgcgcctgggtcctccttcctcacaTCCCCACGGTTGGCCAGCGTCAACCGTGACAGAATGATCCAGCCAAACATGGGCCCAGCGGACTCTGAGGAGAGGCTCAGGAGGGAGGTGATGGACAAAGTTTACAGACTATGTGATTTGTGGTGGGAGAAGCCCGGGGAAGTGTTGCGTCGCGCCGTGGAGAGGCGGCTGCAGGAAACGCTTTTTAAATTTCCCTGGCTGGTTGACTGTCTCAACCCAGTCGTCATGGACTTCCTGCTCTCAACCGTCCACCTCCACTCTCCGACTCAGGCTGCTCACCGTCCCGGACACCCAGTAGAATCACAGCCTGACACGCCGGCCCCGTCCTCTACACGGAAACGACTTTCACGCCGCCGACGCACCTCACCGCAGCCGGATCCCAGGACATCTCAActgccggctgtggtgagtaatGGGGACACTTTTTCATTTCTCACACcatctgtttctttgtttacagTGGACGGTGACACCGCAGACGCTGCTGTAAGCCAGCCTCAGTGCAGCTGGCATCacctcagtcagaggtctccaCACCACTCTTTGCTCCACCACCTGCTGCTACGGCGCCACCCGGAGGAGCTCAGCCTGAGCCGGAGGAGCTCGCGCCGCCCGAGCTGGAGCTCAGAGAGCCGGCGAggctgtagcttgcctccaccagtgtgtgtgaatgaatagtggaattgaaaagcgctatataaatgcaattttttatttatttatttatttatttatttattcattcattatcAGGTTACTTGTTCTTATTTAATTATGAagaattatcatatagaaataaaaaaaatctgaagttGTGTGTTAATTGACGTTATTTGAACACATATCTTGTCATTTAACATGTATATAATTGCCTGGACATTCCAACAAAAATGTTCAACATTCACACTTTCCCACATTCACACTTTCCCTCATTCACAGTAGTGCTGTGCCACACTACACATTTTAGTATCGATCTGATaacaagtaaatacagggccaaTATTGCCAAAGATGATTAATGAGATGAATTCTCAATTTGCAAATCCTGAACATATTTTATTCATCACTAtatcactgtgattttttttttatttttttttttttactttccacaataactagttaacacaacaaaacacacctttgagcttttcatgtgttttaaaactgggtttttggagacctggaatgtaaatttttctttctctaaagCACACAAAAAGATTCGGACATTTTTCAAAGTGCACGTTTGaggtttatttttccaaaggaataaTTAACAGAGTTCAGCGGTGCTACACACTGAATTTCGATACCAATACTAGTGTTGGTATCGATGCTGTCGATATTTGAATCGATCCGTCCACCTCTAGTACTTGTAGTTAACTGCAAACTAGAACTAGGGAGGAACAATTATGAACAACTAAACTTCCTGAGCATTGTGTGCTTCTAGTGAGCCTTTAAAGCTTAAATACTACTGCCCTTTAACATCAATTATGAAACCTTGTTTTATAATTTTTACCAAGACCTTTACAAGACACCTTACAGCATGTTAGCAAACACACTTAAGCAATTCAAAAGAACATAAAAAGAGACATTTGCTTCACTAAACTTTAGTGCGGATTTCACCAGTGACCATGGTAGCCAGATACTTCCTTCTGCTGTTTGTCCTCAGTGGTAAGCTTTCGTGTCtttatcataaaaaaaatatctaaaatatGACAAACACTGTGCATATTTTTATTTGCTACCTATCCTACTACTAATTACATATTGTTCTGGATTGCAAATGACGTCATAGTTTGTGTTTCAGGAGCTGACAGTTCTCGGATTATTGGAGGCCAAGATGCTGCCCCCCACTCACTCCCCTACATGGCCTCAGTGCAACTTCAAGGTCGCCATTTGTGTGGAGgagccagtagcggttttagatacgggcgacacgggcggttgcccgggcggcatcacgggcatcggcaaaaaaaaaaaaaaaatgctcgtactcatgctgccccgacatcatgccagcgcatattgggaatggcataggcaccgatcggttttctatcgcccattgctgggagtaagggcgccctccgtttgcgaggtgcgcctgctgcttgcggcacagggaggagagggcgggggggcgggggattctctgggtggctggagcagcatctaataaccaacttgcaaaataaaacaaaataaaaacaaaccaacaacacgaaaacaccagacattgtgatacagacttataatttgcaccgatgttttttcgaaattctatatgcgaaaagtgagcgcgagagccctcggtgcgcctgctcgctgctgaagtaaagtaaactttattgtcatctctgctacatacagtccagtatatagagagacgagacgacgagcctccagttacagcagtgcaagtacaacaaacaataaatataagaagagtaagaaaataaatatacactttaggaccaggggtaaagggatcaataacaatttaaaatgtatattttatattttgttgatttaaagtctcacacacaacccgtttttaaagtttaaaaaaaagagaaaagaagaggaggagtgtagcgacttccacagtcgctagaggccggggatggagcctgcctatttgcctgacgcgctgtcaactgtacacaataatgcgagaggtggaattgcttgcttgtttattaaagtgcttgaaaagtttacagagcaatgtgatcggctcgtgattcaaactcttaaaacatcacagctctaatgcaacaaggggaaactcgttgtgctgcggtcaacaaaaactacggctacccagccctcctctctgtcaaaatcaaaccagtgaaagacagactgacaacgccctcttaatgtcgccgctagcacccacgtgactcccgttacacatcaccatagcaaccaaacaaatgaaaacccagtgatcattaaaattcaatacatttaattatggctcgtAGAAGGAGAAAccagcaaaagatacaggtaagcagatgtgtcattggataatggcaggtcatgtatcctaaaacattaagaatcagaacactttattaatccctaaggaaattatgtgggttacagttcctccaagaagaaatggtaaaaatagtaacagtaacagactaaactcccaacaatatatacagtaatataatattaattagtcagtgtcaattgttgatttgtcctgttctcattgtatgacgaattatgatgtctgtttggtagccgtttgcatactatgcatactctctctctcttcatatatagggtcatatatgtgtgtgtgcgtgcgtgtgtgtgtgtgtgtgtgtggggggggggggggggggggggggttagagggcgtgttcgcccggggcgccaaacaggctaggaccgccactgggaGGAGCACTCGTGAGAGAGGACTTTGTACTCACAGCAGCATATTGTGAGTACAAATGCTGCTTTAATCAGCAGCATTTGCAGAACTGACAAAAAACCTCTCTATCAGTTTTTCTCCATATCATAATAGGTTTCTTCGTTATGGAAGAAAAATTAACTTTGGATTCTTGATAACATAATAAATGTTGCTGCAATTTGTAGAACACCCACAGTCGTGCTGGGAGTTGATTCCCTAACAGGTACTGAGCCAACGAAGCAGCAGTTCCTTGTGGTCAAATCTTTTCCGCATCCAGGCTATGATGGGCACATAAATAATAGCATGCTCCTCAAGGTGAGTGTTGGagctatttgttctttatttttattattttgaaatttgttaaagtttgttgctagtttacttatatttttgggtttatttacaagtttatttgtaggttaatatttgtttcaatgttttgttttattttggtgtttACCTTGTTAAGTTAGTCAGTAAgagctgtagtgccattttttgtataaataaagagacTGGTATAGGACCAGCATgcactggtttttttttttttaccagagcaggagaagcagcaggaagTAACAAAAACTGGATGAATAAACCATAAAAACGCAACTTTCAAGTTTGGACAGTGGACTTCTTTTGCCTGCATACAAAATATTATCTCAGTGCAGCGGTGACTTGTGGATTTGTAATTGTGGGATGTTTGGTTTGTCAAACAAAAGGGATTACCACTACACAAAGTAAAAAACCCGCCCTGTGGACCAAAGGAATAATCCTTAATTAATGGATATGTTGGATATATGGATTTCAGGGATCACTGTTGAACTCGAACAAAAGTTACCTGGATCGTCTTTGGAGTAATCCAGAAATAATCCAGACGGATTTGCTGCTTGAGGCCTGGATCAACATGTCAATCGTTCATCAAAACTGGTGAGTGATAATATTGTTTGAGCCGTAAAGGAAAACGGTGAAGCTATTGGAGTTTAAAGACATTATTTCACTACAAAGTCTGATGAACTGAGCTGTACTAAATTGGTGCATAATTGGATCGCTAATTGAAACATGCCAACGCCTGTTGTGGAAATGTTTGCTCACTGGAATCAACAGGTAAATGCATGTCATGTTTGTGCTTTATGCTGTGgacataaacataaatacacTGAGATTTCTCCACATTGGTAGTGGGTTAAGTCTGgatgtctgtgggttttgtcAACTTGGgatgaacaaaagcagaaaaacagtaaaagattcagacattgaaattctggtttatttcacgAATACAATGAAACGCtttacagtccacagagcaaagtaggaTACATTATAAATGGATACTACAACATAACacggacagtgagaagtaaaactcatcaTCTTACCAGCTGTTATATtctttaaacttaaaataaacccctgaaatTAGAGTTCAGTGTTTTgagtcaacacttctttctTCCAACAGCAttactgaagtgacactttaacgatgCTTCATATCACAGTCTTTATGATGAAAAACACGTTCTCTTGTTAGCAGATGTCTGTGCTGTGAATGTCATGAAAATGTGCAGAGCCAGagttcaagcttcctcttcaattaCCATTGATTTgtcacattatccccataaacaacGTGTTTtcatagaaatcattgtgacacagagatttagattcttgtttcacaatgtgcactTAATGTGAACTCAAAATCTTTAGTTTCATACTTATAAAGTATCGAAAAGAATACATTTATTCCAATGTATGAGCTACACTTCttgtaagtaaataaataaataaaaatagctgattggaaatgcatttaaaaaaaaaaaaaaagctcctgccatGACCTTCCttctgtgaacacacacacgcacacagagagagagatcattaatacaaaggattgcagcagcttttggattttcactctttgttGTTATGAACTTATGCATAAGACACCCGattgtcagaaacgctctgtgcgggtAGCAAAGTCGGTAAAAACTTGTAAGTCCTAGTTTGGGtcttcactgctcgcagagaattaacaattaaagaagGTGATCCAACACGAAACTCAAATCAAACAGTGCAGTCGGAATTGTCCACAACCACGcccagtttcacaaataaacaaaaaacttgcagCAGCCATACTGTTCATagacaggagggaaaactgaaaacttcccAAAAACTGAAATTGTAATAGATTTATCACGCCAAAGCCGCCCCTAAGTCATTTTGGGAAGGTCCAGAGCCTTTATATAtagcatatgccaagcagactCAGTGGGAGATAAATAGCCTTAGAATTTAACATCTACAGTTTAAAGAGACACACAGGTCAGTATCCTCGCTATTGTCTCTAAACATTAAGAtccataaaaaaaatttttatcCACAGAGGACACATGAAACAAGCAAAGCTGGCAGTTCTGAAGAGCAGCACGCTCTCATTTCACAAGTTGGCCTAAATTTTccagaaagaccacacagttaaaacctgtaaaaacaCTGAATTAAGAGAAAAAGTTTCA is part of the Pelmatolapia mariae isolate MD_Pm_ZW linkage group LG23, Pm_UMD_F_2, whole genome shotgun sequence genome and encodes:
- the LOC134621250 gene encoding trypsin-like — encoded protein: MFGLQKFLLLLVLTCFGQLVHGIIHGGKAPEGSMRYMVSVQNNGGHVCGGFLITNNFVVTAAHCIHDYPTHVVLGNHNLKNGQIVEIEKKFVHNCYESPETGDDIMLLQLATTNSLHDVIQLPHAEIDLTANEVCQVAGWGKTMSGGKYVGELRVVDVSVINPQVCKNQWPQLPANVTCAGGYGTSKGFCQGDSGGPLVCKGFAVGIVSFNYNSNCNYPDKPNVYTDISKYLQWIDKILQNHKTF